The Amblyomma americanum isolate KBUSLIRL-KWMA chromosome 2, ASM5285725v1, whole genome shotgun sequence genome contains the following window.
aggaacaaggatggcagaaaaatttaaaggaagaaatgttgcacatataTTATCGAaagaggatagaccggttactgcaatagcttcacttgagcaaagcaagggggaaagggcagagaagaaggttcctagtggcacgtcgaaaagaccagatggtattccgattatgttagtAAAGAAACTAGAACCAAAATCCAAGcgaacattaatagaggtagtgaacaaaattatagtgtatggcaaagcccccgatgaatggcgattaagtagattaaatatgatatataaggaaaagggggacaaagctggcATAAGCAACTACATAccatcccataacagtgacgtctagGGTTTACAGGGTGGCAATGCAGATTATAAACGACAGATtacaggcttgggtggagaactagggggtgttaggggagctacaaaatgggttccggaaacaaaggacgTTGGAGGAccatctgttttcattgacgcagtgtatagagattgttGAAAAGGAACACATGCGcatatggctagcatttctggatatcagaaGAGCCTACGACGAAGTTATTCAAGAGGATTGGTGGGACATACCGGACACATTGGATGTGAAAGTTGGAGTAATAAACCtcttaaaagatatatataaaggtaacagattgcttataaaatgggaaaaaatgatCAGGGCCTAGAGATATACAGCGggagcttaggcaaggatgtcctctgtctcctttgttgttcatgttgtaccagcAAGGACTAAAGACCAAACTGGAGAGGAGTgtactaggcttcaacctttcttttttcaagcaaggagaatggattaaaccgTCATTGCCGGGACTAATGCACGCGAATGATATACTGACAACAAGGAAGGTTTGCAGAAGCTGATAGACATTTCTGGTACAgaaggagatagattaggtttcaagtttagtaaggaagaATTTGCAGTTATGATGTTTAATGGTGAGGGCGGCGAACATAGGGTACAAGaattcacgctagaagtagtggatgagtacaagtatcttgcggtgtggataaataacggtgctgagtatctgacagagcacgaATAATATATAATGAatgaagctagtaggaatgcagctgtcatcaaaaatagggcactgtatgaagtggtatgaagtggtaagagggatctggaaaggggtggtgGTTCCTAGTCTggctttcggcaatgcggtccttagcatgagaccagatgttcaagcaaggttagaaataaaACAATGCGGCGTAAGGAGGCTAGCTCTGTGAGCAcacggcaatacaccaaatcagggggtacaaggtgatatgggatgggcgtcgttcgagagcagagaagttAGCAGTacgatagcatttgaggagcgattgagaaaaacgtaggaaaagcagtgggctaggaaagttttcagatatctGTACATTAGGAATGTTGACAgtaaatggagaaagcgaaatagaaaactggcaagcaaatatctggatagCAGTAGGCggacaaatcagcaattatcggttaagaaaaaggttaaagaaacagagagagctctctGGAAAACAgcaatgctgacgaaatcagcactgggagcatacaggatttttaagcaggaaattgccaaagaaaatacctatgataattgtaggggaagctctttgttctttgaggccaggacgggagttttatggactaagacatatagagtcaggtaccatgagatagacacgttgtgctgCAGCgtgcttgtggagaggaggaggaaacggctgaacacttgatacttttctgtaaagggctccaccctgcagtggaaagcagcggggttgatttattcaaagcattggggtttaaggacagtcaAGGAAAAGTAagttttaagcgggtagaagtaaccaagcgaggctcgtctgattggtggctaaaatcaagacaaaatAAAATTTCACCATTCATGCCTAGGTGCCTTGAGCCACCACCCGGTTTAAAGGGTTCATCCttagccatccatccatccatccatccatccatccatccatccatccatccatccatccatccatccatccatccatccatccatccatccatccatccatccatccatccatccatccatccatccatccatccatccatccatccatccatccatccatccatccatccatccatccatccatccatccatccatccatccatccatccatccatccatccatccatccatccatccatccatccatccatccatccatccatccatccatccatccatccatccatccatccatccatccatccatccatccatccatccatccatccatccatccatccatccatccatccatccatccatccatccatccatccatccatccatccatccatccatccatccatccgtccgtccttccatctgtccgtccgtccgcccgcccgcccgcccttccatttatccatccatccgtccgtccgtccgttcattcagcgcagacggcacggagttcgagcgccCTAGACAGGTCTGTGGGCGACTCTACAATCCAAAACACCGCGCTATGTCCACCAAGTCGACTTTAGTGAATGACGCCGGGATGCCAGAGAAGTACTTTGCGCCCAGTTTGAGGAAATCCGTGTGATTGCGTGGCTGAGCGCACTACCAAGTTCTACAATGGCACCGTTCATGACATTTTTTCGAGTTATCGCGAGAAAATTTTTTTGTACCTTCAAGCTCGCATCATCCTCGTTTGCTTGGTGTCACCGTCGCCTCGATTTATTTGAAGGACCTCTTTGTCATTTCTTGCTCGTTCTTTCTATTTATCCTTATTGAAGCACCACAAGACGATAAAGTAATTTTGCGGCCAACAAAACATTGGATGCGAAACTTACCGAAGAATGTGCGCTTTCTTAGTCCAGAAAAAGCTATGCGAATGCTTTCGACCTAGACCCAACATTTGCGGAGAGCGTCAGCGTCTAACGCATAGACAGAACTGGACACGATATGGGCCTTGCAATAATTTGAATACAGAATTTTTGCACAGACACACTGCCAATGCCGTAGCGCGTTGTCGTTGCTACCGCTTTCGTGCTCCCTGGCAGCAGTTCCCATACAGCCTTCTAATAACACTACTGTTAATGACACCACTTTCTAATAACACCAGTTACCAACGCACAACGGTCACTAGTAAGTTCCCCGCACAGTAAAAGACATAGCTCTTACACCATGGTTCACCCAGACGAAGTACCTACAGAAGGGAAAGTACTACGAAACGCTTTTCTTGAGAACGTCCACGCAAGCTCATCTGCACAGTGGCATTCACTGAGGAACTTACTAGGCTTCCAAAATGGTCTTGTGATCATCAAAAGAGGGAAAATTCCGCTGGAATAAAACAATTGATTTTCAATATTTCACTGCTCAGAAAAGCTGAGCGGATTTTTTGCAATAAATATTAACAAGTATAGCATGAGATCTCGACGCAAGCCTCCTTCTCGAAGTCTAAGTAGCTAAGGAAGCATAGGCAATAACGAGAACTGCGATACGACCTCAATGAAATGTAAAGCAAACGAACGAAAAACAAGTCCTAGTCCTGTGATAATTACACtggtaaaataaaagaaataacgaACGATGTTGTAGTGACcaataagaaaaataaaggagCGATATCGCCCCTTACTGCGGGTCGTGGGCCATTGGATTGCGATGACGTTCTGCATCGTCTACGAGAACGGGGCGTAAAGATTCTTGATGAAATTTCTTTATTTTCTCGATGCATTTTTTCTCCTTCTACCGCGTTACATAGCTCATCAGCAGATGAACTGCACAATCCGTTTTTACAGAACCTAACTTTCGGTCTGCGACATACTGTCTTGGTAATGTTAATGTCTGCTCCTTTGCGCCCCCACTGGAGAGAGATGcggggattcgatccccagtgccgccggatacccaccaGTAATACattgtacaagctttcccttggccttGTGCTAGGCCTATCTGGTgtgaaatgcttagaaaatgcgtctttgacccccaccttgagtagtcgaaaacgcattgtgccatggcgctcttcggatattgatgcccttgcgccaaaaaatgCATAATCATCACATCATCGTCGCTTTTCATATGTCACATTCGCGGTTTCAccacaggcccacctccctgaggaatTTTTTTCGCACAGTAGGCGTTGCTGGACACGTCCACAAATGTCGCACATCACACAGGTGCGGTGAAGAGTCGCAGTGAGGACACTTTGTCGCTGTCAGAAGTCTGTGACGCCACTGATGACGTACAGAAGTGGTCAGAGCTACGCTTGCCCGAATGCAGTGCATGGATACCGCCTCTTCCTTACTCTAAAGGTGGTGAATACATAGTAATTAAAGTGCGTGTTCGCTGGTGCAGCGCTAGAGGTTCGGATACATGGGACAGGAACCAACCCAGGGAAAGAAGGGAAGGAGAGGGTTCGTTTGATGCGTCATAAAGTCATAGTATCCACGGGAATATTATGCGCACTGCGAGCATGAACGCGAATTCAGTGCATGCGCACACGACGTGAGTACTTTGGGCACACCTGATGAAGAGGTAGTGTAATTAAGAATGTTCGACGAACAGGCTTTAGCTATTTAAGCCCGCAAGGTGGTTGGCGTGGACGTGAAGTACACTGAATGCGGAAACGAGCGGAAGGTAAGAGAGTGCATTGTAAATCGCTTGATCTGTCATGGCCAGAATGGTGCACGCGGTACATGTCGCGGAAGCGTTAATACGAGGATGGAAAGGATTGTAAAAACAACGGTATCTCCACACTGAGCAGTGCGTGATACACTGGAATACGTTATGCAAAACTTGACGTAGATGCATGGCTCATATAAACAGCGAAACGATTGTCCATAAGCTGTCCGTACGACCACTGACGAGAGTTGATTTGAGTTTGTTTTTTGACATAGGAACCTGCAGCGAATTTACTGGTGATTGTGGTTATTTAGAACTACCCTTTCAGAGGCGCTAGACACGTAACAAAAATTATAAACATCCAAGTTAAATGATAGCGCCCTTAGGCAAAAGCGTAAATGGAAGTTCAGTTCGAAAACATTTATTGTCGGGTTCTAACTGCCCTCGGCGCTGAACAAGAGGACATCTCATTATAAGATACATGAGCTGACGGCATCGATATAAACGCCGCTTAACCGTCGCAGAAGCTAGAAGACGACACTTTCGGGCCATCTGTGCATGGTTTCGCATTCCGAGAGGTCGTTGAAAAAGGTGCCACTGACTGTCTTTACATATAGTGGAAGAATCTACTTAACCAAACGAAGGCCTAAGCCAGTGACATGTTTCAGCAGACGGTGCTAGCTACTCAAGCTGACAGCGCTTAGCTAAAATGCGTAGCCTCCCGATCTGCTACAGCGTTTCAGTGCGCGTATCAGTGTTTTAAAAGTTTCAACCACGGTACTGGATTCTAGGTTTACCGTCTGGAACTGGTACTGAAACGCCTAGTTGAGACACGCATATTAGAAACAATGAAATTCTCAGTTAAAATGGAAATCTAAGAAATCAATTCGGCGTATATTTTGTCGCTGTGTTTAGATTTAAACAGAAACGTCCAATTCGTAATTGAAGAGTGATTATTCTGGAAGGGCGGTTATTTACACTGGAGTCGAAAAAGCGCCTTGGCAGCGTTCGCATTCAAAAGACGTTCGGGCATTTTACCATTATCCTTTTATTTAGGATGCGAAGGGTCAACATGCAGATGTTCATGTTTTTACTGCGGGGTTTATTCCGGGCGTTGTGTTGTTTTGAGTGCGCCTATTACAATCCACAGTCCTAATTTATGTAGGCCGTCTAACAGATTACGATATATTAATAGGCACTCATGATCCAAAGTGCAGCGCACCAGGCAGCAATAGACGTgtaaaagccaaattttgtcgggGCACCAACGTTTGCGTGATAACGCTTAAACAGTCTCCTTGGTTCAAGAAGCCTAAAATTTTAATGATTTCACTTCACTGCACTTCCTTGAATCGCAAGTTTTCGTAATGGTGCGGGAAGATTTTTCGTAAGGTTCTAGTTTTGATCAAGTGTGCGTCTTACTGTCCAGCTGTGTTTGTTGCGATTTTGATTTAGTTAAAAAGCACGTCCTATATGACCAAAGCTCTGCCTCGTGGcatcagtaaataaaaaaatattggagAAATCACTGCGCTGTTTTCCTATGACGTGAGAGAATATTCGTCATGAGACTCGCGACGAAACTAACTCCGAACTCGTTTTGCATGTTTGGCGAAGCGCCCGTCCTGAATGCCGAGTTAGTCTAGAGATCATGAAGAAAATGGAGGACCCGCGCGCAGAAAAGTTGACCAGTAGAATACGTACCTAATTAGATTTGCGCAATTAAACAGGCGCGGAATATAGCGGAATCTACCACAAAATAATTGCAGAAATTGCGAGACTCGAGTGAAGAGCATCCAATTTCCAACATGCCGTCAACGCTTCTCCGAGGTCACCGCATAAAGGGACGTGTAAGTTTTCGGCCTCCCAGTCGAACGGGCACCTGCTTGCTTGACTCGGCACGCAGCTAATACGAAACGGGCAATCTAAGTGCCCGTTTCGTATTAGCTGCGTACGAAGAATGCATACTTTAATTTTCTATGTTCGGATCTGAGTATACCTCTTCAGGACTTTCGGGCCACATGAATTTTTGGCCCTGGGGTGAGCGTGGGGATCTTTGTACCTTAGCTTTCTCCTGTCCTGTAAGCAAGTGGTGGCAGCTGTGTCTCACAGCCCAGTGATCAATATGACGGAGCCTTTTTGACGAATggtagccgccacggtggcggagtggttacggcgctcggctgctggcccaaaagacgcgggttcgatctcggccgcggcggtcgaatttccatggaggcgaaattctagaggcccgtgtactgtgcatcagtgcacgttaaagagccccaggcggtcgaaatctccggagcccatcactacggcgtctctcatagccttagtcgctttgggacgttaaacccccataaaccataaaccttttgACGAATGCAAAGGGGGCAATCATATaggggcaagaaaaaagaaacacaacaCACCCACGACCAAATGCATTTCCAGCATTTCCATACTTGAAAGTTTTCTTGCGCTGCATTAGAGTACACGCCCTTGAACCAGGGTAGCACATCACCAAAACACAAAGACAGTACAGTGAGTGAAGGGGCACGATGCCGCCGTCAGAGCTTATCGTAGAACGAGCGGGACAGTTGCACCACCTGCTGCTGGCCATACTTTGGGCGCCAGGAAAGCACGTCCCTAGCCTCGGCGTCGTCGAACACTGCTCGTCTGTACACGTAGCGGACGTCCGACGGTTTCGGAAGCATAAGCTCCCGTACGTTGGGAAACACAGGAGCGAGCACCTTGACGACGCCTAGAGTGCACAGCGCAGCCGCCATCATCAGCGGATAGGGGATCGGACGCCTATAGATCCGGATGCCGTGTCCTTCGACCAGGGGTCCCATGAAATCGGCGCCGTCTAAGGGAGTGTCGTCGCAGGCCACCAGGCAGCGGCCGGAGAGCGTCGCATCTTCGGAAAGCGCATTCAGTGCGCGCACAAGGAACGCGGCAGCGTTTCCCACGTAGATGCACTGGATGGGAGTAGAGAAGAATAAAACACAAATGCCGCCATATATACATTCACCATTGTAATAATAACCGCAAAGGGTTTAGCTATGTTCTTGATTTTGATGCCATTCGTTCACAGTTGTACACTGAAAAACTTTTGACTCGGCTCGTTACTTCTGTTACGATGTGTTTCTTTTTCCTATGTTTGCACGATCTATGCACTGCCTAAGACTTTGTGGGATGCCATTCTgccgaaggacgaatcccaacataaaacataACTGTTAGCGAGGGCAGCGGACAAGCATACCCACGCTACGCTCGTCTCAGTAGCGGCAGGAaaacagccgctcttcccagccgcgcagcctgtttttgtagccgccgatggtgacgcgtgcctcgggtgacgcaaTGGTGGCActgtgttttatcggtaacgcagtccagcgcgtgtggccgtgttacgctgggccagatgataacaaggtggaggctgcgcggaaatgtgcgcagagtgtgtcgccactaCCTGAAAAAAAGGCTGGCTGTACCTgcctaaagaaaaaataaatagaaattaAAAGACGATCAATCCGATTCACGCGGCCGAGTATGCGTTAACTTTAGTGATGTCATCTGCCGCAAAAGCCGTTGGCGCTTACGCCAACGGCTTCAGCCCGTGCGAGGCGGGCGGCGTGATCGAGTTCCTCAATTCCCCCGAGACACGCCGCACCCACTCTCCTCACTGCTCAACTCTGAATCGGCAACCGCCGTGTCCCTCTCGCCACCCGTAGCCTCCCACTGATGCTTCCTCTCTCCTTTCGCACTATACGTCTCTCCCCTCCTATGCTTTGAAAGCAACGAGCCGGTTTTTAACAGCGATACTGTTTAAGCCTGATGTTGTTCCGTTAGCCGTGCGCAGCGGCATGTTCGTCGTGCGCAGCGGTGGCTGTGTTCGCAGTAATGAGGTCACCCAAGAATGCCTGCGCCCCCTTTCGGTGCTGACGACAACTAATACAAATAACAGACACCGGAGCGAAGCGAGGGCGTCTGTGTTATTTGTATTAGTTGTCGTCAGCACCAAAAGGTGGCGCAGGCGTCCTTGGGTGACCTCATTACTGCCCGACGAACGAGCGACCGTGTCTCCGACGAAGATAACTGGGGCCGCGAAAAAAGAATCCAGCTCTCCGTCCCGAAGCCCGCCGTCGTTGGACCTTTTCCGACAGCTGAAGGTGGCGTGCATGGTAATTCCGCCCACCGCCACCGCAGCCTTGCTCGTGGTGGCGCAAATCACGTGGACGTTGTAAGCCGTTGTAGGGGGAGCATGGTTGATGCGGTTGTAAATGTCCATGGCCAACTTAACACGAAGGTCTTGCCGCATCCCGCGGGTCCACTGAAGAAAACGCGTAGAGGCTCGGACCCCTGCGTCGTCTGTCTGTGTATCAACTCTCGCAGAAACTTAGAAATCATGGCTATAATCACGGTTAACTTAGTCGAATCAAACTGTGTCATCAATCTTATACGACAGTGTAATTTGCCCtacatttttttctctattttgccTCCTGCGAACCGAGCCTTCAAACCAGCGCCAACAACGGACGCTTTAATGCTAACGCatttaaaaataaattataaatttGCAGACCCACGGTCACCACTGaagtttattttgtttgtttcgtGATTTCTAAACCTTTAAATTTTTTGCCTCAACTTCCCTCTTGAATGATTTTATGCGAttgaaggtaaatgaaatgaaatgaaagtgtcGATTACGAGAGGCAAGTAAATCAGGCTCACTCACCTGGTGCCCCGGTCCAAATCGAAACAGAGTGTTGAACGTCTTCTTCGACCACTTGATGTGCGAGGCAATAAAGACGTGATCCAACTCTCCGTAAAGTGCCAGAAGACGCGCCACAAAAGTCCGCAGCCTGTGACGTCCTGCAAGACAAGTACTATATAGGGACCTAGTTAAATAAAAGCCTCCTTTGTGCCGTTCGTTCGTACAACTCCAGAAATTCTAGGTTATATTCAGGCAACTAAACTTTGGTTCTGGTATATAATAGAGGGAAAATATTGTTCTTCTGGCCGTACCACGTGCGTATAAGAGGCTTAAAGCCGACTGCGCCGTACGACAGTGCCACAAACTTAAGCTGCATCGCCGAATTTCCTGATCGCTCGACTGGGCAAGCTAGCACAAGGATGCCTAGTGCAGGCGACGGTTAGCTTATCGCGTTtagatggagccgaaacgcaaggCGCCTGTACTGTGATATCAGTGCATATTAAACAACCCTACGTCGTCAAAATTAATCGGGAGCCCTGCACTACAACGTTCCTGATATCCCATAGGCCACTGTGATACGTTAAATCCCACATGTCATAATCATTAGCCTACCTATGTCCGCTGCCGAACGAAGGTTTCTCTCATATCCCTCTAATTAACGCGGTCCTGTGCCGGTTACGGCAACTTTTTCCCACAAAATTCCTAATCTTATACGCCCATTtagctttctgccgcctcctgttaCGTTTGCTGCATTCCATACCGGGTACCAAACCACAGCATTTGACATTATCCAACTGCTTCCTAGAGCTCTTATTTTTTAGTTCAGCATGGTTGGACGCAGCAAGGCGTGTTGATTGTGGGAGCGCAACGGTTTGAAAAAGGACTCGGAGATTCGCCCTGAAAAGGTCACCCGGAGATTGCTTTCAAATCCAGAAATTTCAGGCCGTAGTTGCCCTCCCGGAAACACTTACCGTCCCTGAGAAGGCGTCCGCTGGCCTCGCAAACGAGCCTCTCAGCCTGGGCCTTGGTTTTGGAGTACGGACCCTCATGAAGGAACTTGTCACCCGAAGACTCTTCGTCCTTGATGGCGCCCACGCTTCCGGTGCAAACAAGGTACGGCACGC
Protein-coding sequences here:
- the LOC144121637 gene encoding 3 beta-hydroxysteroid dehydrogenase type 7-like isoform X1, with translation MDEDYRRGTARHAGDVRWPVRVVLVTGSSGMLGHHVVRELQDHPSVQEVRLFDVRPFENTLGHPMVKKTRQVVASVCDAEALKKAVRGADAVIHCAAILPTAVLEHEAAFEKVNVKGTQNVVEACLEECVPYLVCTGSVGAIKDEESSGDKFLHEGPYSKTKAQAERLVCEASGRLLRDGRHRLRTFVARLLALYGELDHVFIASHIKWSKKTFNTLFRFGPGHQCIYVGNAAAFLVRALNALSEDATLSGRCLVACDDTPLDGADFMGPLVEGHGIRIYRRPIPYPLMMAAALCTLGVVKVLAPVFPNVRELMLPKPSDVRYVYRRAVFDDAEARDVLSWRPKYGQQQVVQLSRSFYDKL
- the LOC144121637 gene encoding 3 beta-hydroxysteroid dehydrogenase type 7-like isoform X2, encoding MDENDSAGDVRWPVRVVLVTGSSGMLGHHVVRELQDHPSVQEVRLFDVRPFENTLGHPMVKKTRQVVASVCDAEALKKAVRGADAVIHCAAILPTAVLEHEAAFEKVNVKGTQNVVEACLEECVPYLVCTGSVGAIKDEESSGDKFLHEGPYSKTKAQAERLVCEASGRLLRDGRHRLRTFVARLLALYGELDHVFIASHIKWSKKTFNTLFRFGPGHQCIYVGNAAAFLVRALNALSEDATLSGRCLVACDDTPLDGADFMGPLVEGHGIRIYRRPIPYPLMMAAALCTLGVVKVLAPVFPNVRELMLPKPSDVRYVYRRAVFDDAEARDVLSWRPKYGQQQVVQLSRSFYDKL
- the LOC144121637 gene encoding 3 beta-hydroxysteroid dehydrogenase type 7-like isoform X3 — its product is MLGHHVVRELQDHPSVQEVRLFDVRPFENTLGHPMVKKTRQVVASVCDAEALKKAVRGADAVIHCAAILPTAVLEHEAAFEKVNVKGTQNVVEACLEECVPYLVCTGSVGAIKDEESSGDKFLHEGPYSKTKAQAERLVCEASGRLLRDGRHRLRTFVARLLALYGELDHVFIASHIKWSKKTFNTLFRFGPGHQCIYVGNAAAFLVRALNALSEDATLSGRCLVACDDTPLDGADFMGPLVEGHGIRIYRRPIPYPLMMAAALCTLGVVKVLAPVFPNVRELMLPKPSDVRYVYRRAVFDDAEARDVLSWRPKYGQQQVVQLSRSFYDKL